From Pseudoalteromonas sp. DL-6, one genomic window encodes:
- the secE gene encoding preprotein translocase subunit SecE → MSTNVETPSSGMDAVKWLVAIVLLAGAVVGNYMYAEQSVLLRAIGVVVAVAAGLGIAAVTEKGRTFLAFAKEARIEVRKVVWPTRQETTHTTLIVMVATVIMALILWGLDGILFRAVGFLTGLEI, encoded by the coding sequence ATGAGCACGAATGTGGAAACACCATCAAGTGGGATGGATGCGGTAAAGTGGCTTGTGGCAATTGTGCTACTTGCAGGCGCAGTAGTTGGTAATTATATGTATGCAGAACAGTCTGTATTATTACGTGCTATTGGTGTTGTTGTTGCCGTTGCAGCGGGTTTAGGCATCGCAGCAGTAACTGAAAAAGGACGTACCTTTCTAGCTTTTGCAAAAGAAGCACGTATTGAAGTACGTAAAGTAGTTTGGCCAACGCGTCAAGAGACAACGCACACGACATTAATCGTAATGGTTGCAACAGTGATTATGGCATTAATCCTTTGGGGATTAGATGGCATATTATTCCGCGCTGTAGGCTTTTTAACTGGATTGGAGATCTGA
- the rplK gene encoding 50S ribosomal protein L11 has translation MAKKVEALIKLQVAAGMANPSPPVGPALGQHGVNIMEFCKAFNARTESIEKGAPVPVVISVYGDRSFTFDMKTPPAAYLLKKAAGIKSGSGRPNTEKVGTVTRAQLEEIVETKKPDLTASDLEAAVRTIAGSARAMGLNVED, from the coding sequence ATGGCTAAGAAAGTTGAAGCTCTAATCAAGCTACAAGTTGCTGCTGGTATGGCTAACCCTAGTCCTCCAGTAGGTCCAGCACTAGGTCAACACGGTGTAAACATCATGGAATTCTGTAAAGCGTTCAACGCACGTACAGAATCTATCGAAAAAGGCGCTCCAGTTCCTGTAGTGATCTCTGTTTACGGCGACCGTTCATTTACGTTCGACATGAAAACGCCACCGGCTGCTTACTTACTTAAGAAAGCTGCAGGTATCAAATCTGGTTCAGGCCGTCCTAACACTGAAAAAGTAGGCACAGTAACTCGTGCTCAACTTGAAGAAATCGTTGAGACAAAGAAACCAGACCTTACAGCTTCTGATTTAGAAGCTGCGGTTCGCACTATCGCAGGTTCTGCGCGTGCGATGGGCTTGAACGTAGAGGACTAA
- the nusG gene encoding transcription termination/antitermination protein NusG, with the protein MSDENNEKKLRWYVVQAFSGYEKRVAQTLLEHIKIKGLEDSFGEVLVPTEEVVEMRAGQKRKSERKFFPGYVLVQMDMNDASWHLVNSTERVMGFIGGTSDRPAPISTKEADRILNRLQENAEAPKPATLFEPGEVVRVTDGPFADFSGVVEEVDYEKSRVKVSVLIFGRSTPVELEFGQVEQDK; encoded by the coding sequence ATGTCGGATGAGAATAACGAAAAGAAACTACGTTGGTACGTAGTACAGGCTTTCTCAGGTTATGAGAAGCGTGTTGCTCAAACATTATTAGAGCACATTAAAATCAAAGGTCTAGAAGATAGCTTTGGTGAAGTATTAGTCCCTACTGAAGAAGTCGTAGAGATGCGTGCTGGTCAAAAGCGTAAATCTGAGCGTAAATTCTTCCCAGGTTACGTACTAGTACAAATGGATATGAACGATGCAAGCTGGCACTTAGTAAATAGCACTGAACGTGTTATGGGCTTTATTGGTGGCACATCAGACCGTCCTGCGCCTATCAGTACTAAAGAAGCTGATCGTATTCTTAACCGTCTACAAGAGAACGCAGAAGCGCCTAAACCAGCAACATTATTTGAGCCGGGTGAAGTGGTTCGTGTTACTGATGGTCCATTTGCAGACTTTAGTGGTGTGGTTGAAGAAGTTGACTACGAAAAGAGCCGCGTTAAAGTGTCTGTACTTATTTTTGGTCGTTCTACGCCAGTTGAGCTTGAATTTGGTCAAGTTGAACAAGATAAGTAA
- the rplA gene encoding 50S ribosomal protein L1 — protein MAKLTKRMRTIREKVEVTKDYEINEAVALLKELATAKFVESVDVAVNLGIDARKSDQNVRGATVLPNGTGRDVRVAVFTQGANAEAAKEAGAELVGMEDLADLVKKGEMNFDVVVASPDAMRVVGQLGQILGPRGLMPNPKTGTVTPNVAEAVKNAKAGQVRYRNDKNGIIHTTIGKVDFTAEQLQQNLEALIVALKKAKPSQAKGVYLKKVTISTTMGAGVSVDQGTLSTVVA, from the coding sequence ATGGCTAAATTAACTAAACGTATGCGTACTATCCGCGAAAAAGTGGAAGTAACTAAAGATTACGAAATTAACGAAGCAGTTGCTCTTTTAAAAGAACTAGCAACAGCTAAATTCGTAGAAAGTGTTGACGTTGCTGTTAACCTTGGTATCGATGCTCGTAAATCTGATCAAAACGTTCGTGGTGCGACTGTACTACCTAACGGTACTGGTCGTGACGTTCGTGTTGCTGTATTCACTCAAGGCGCTAATGCAGAAGCTGCAAAAGAAGCCGGTGCTGAATTAGTAGGCATGGAAGATCTTGCTGACCTAGTTAAGAAAGGCGAGATGAATTTTGACGTTGTTGTTGCATCACCAGACGCTATGCGTGTTGTTGGTCAACTAGGTCAAATCTTAGGCCCACGTGGTCTAATGCCAAACCCTAAAACTGGTACTGTAACACCTAACGTTGCAGAAGCAGTTAAAAATGCGAAAGCAGGTCAAGTGCGTTACCGCAATGACAAAAATGGTATCATCCATACTACTATTGGTAAGGTTGATTTCACTGCTGAGCAGTTACAACAAAACCTTGAAGCTCTAATTGTTGCGCTTAAGAAGGCTAAACCTTCTCAAGCTAAAGGTGTTTACTTGAAGAAAGTAACTATCTCTACAACAATGGGCGCAGGTGTTTCTGTTGACCAAGGCACTTTAAGCACAGTTGTTGCTTAA
- a CDS encoding hybrid sensor histidine kinase/response regulator transcription factor, which produces MLIARPIHLDTFSSEQGLSQNSITCSITDEQGFHWFATQGGLNRFDGYEFKRFKSHPTEASISGNWVTDCLAGGPHAIWFSTASNGLNLLDTQTGQFKVFNTQTELAITDNRIWSLAPDNLNNIWLGHEHGKLTRLNIVNNEVESFSYTSPEQANTVIQDIVIDTQQNIWLATDEGLIKFNPELKTFNHIAGSHKNLWRLQLNAQGQLLVASKQGLSLFNPKTEAFGEFAQFAGVWITDILVDDTDTLWLTSYGKGLFYKTEQSTSKNNFEHIPHNKQQLNGLANDYLLSLYQDRFGIIWIGTDGYGLQRYDKKQNQFSHQQHLSDDDNTISHNFVRALLKDTQGQLWVGTRDGLNKQTDTGFKHYKVNSKLQSGLTNNNVFSLHEDNKQRLWIGTYGGGLLQYKPTEDNFITYTMQSHQLSSDRVYAITSDPKGNLWLGSNQGLTRFNPDTLEVQHYKHDDSTNSLANNTVFTLLFDQNTNGLWVGTRAGLDYLSMEDESFTHYPANQASQTGLSHNMVTSLHLQNNDTLWVGTFGGLNRLDKKTQKISYITEHDGLLNDNIFAIKDDSKGYLWLSSNQGLTRYNPTNQAMQHFLPRDGVQHNSFILGAAFQAPDGELFFGGINGFNQFYPSKLQLSTSSPTPVLTELLIYNQASKTKNYLTDQKQPAKLINHTKKLSFPTSQGVIGFKYAAVNNASSTNQYQYAYKLNGLDKQFIYTDASQRQVNYSQLSAGNYQLQLKVKDQYGQWSKVHTMLKLTVTPPWWQTQLAYAAYFIIVLIITWLILASRYRAKTAEQLIQQERKLNQLKTQFLDNISHELKTPLSLILAPVENLQQQQLGAQAQQQVSIIKRNGHRLLNLINELLQLSQRPSSATENVSAYSLSPFVAQIVDDFAILFAQKNINFSFKDTTQQPSYINLETKHTLSIIDNLLTNALKYTPSDGTVNLTLSNTNNNVVITISDTGIGIEEHQQALIFERFTRIATHNQTGSGIGLALVKQLVEQYDGQISLASKINKGSCFTVTLPLCESDNLLTDKQLASSQTMLVENNKKLLIVEDNEEMRELLVSLFSDNYTCLTANNGEEGLVLCQTQMPDIVLSDVMMPTMDGYQLLSAIRSDISINHIPVLLLSAKADSRSRIKGLDLLADDYLCKPFEASLLKSRVHGLLGIRDALNKHLIKQLSAQAHAVTLDAQIEQNKDYTFTERLKTILRENYQNELFSVEEFASAMCLSPRALQLKMKALFDITPSDYIRNTRLEYAAKLLTDSDLTIGLVADNTGFSSQSYFARCFKAKYSLTPKQYREAQTCKSN; this is translated from the coding sequence ATGCTTATTGCCCGCCCTATTCACTTAGATACATTTTCGAGTGAGCAAGGATTATCGCAAAATTCCATTACATGCAGCATCACTGATGAGCAAGGGTTTCATTGGTTTGCGACACAAGGCGGTCTTAATCGCTTTGATGGTTATGAGTTTAAACGCTTCAAGTCTCACCCTACTGAGGCTAGTATTTCAGGAAACTGGGTCACCGATTGCCTTGCTGGCGGCCCTCATGCTATCTGGTTTTCTACAGCCAGTAATGGTTTAAACTTACTTGATACTCAAACCGGTCAATTTAAGGTTTTTAATACACAAACTGAGTTGGCGATTACTGATAACCGTATATGGTCACTGGCGCCAGATAACCTAAATAATATTTGGTTAGGCCATGAACATGGAAAGTTAACACGATTAAATATAGTCAATAATGAAGTTGAGTCATTTAGCTATACTAGCCCTGAGCAAGCTAATACAGTCATACAAGATATTGTTATAGATACACAACAGAATATCTGGTTAGCGACCGACGAGGGGTTAATTAAATTTAACCCAGAGCTAAAAACGTTTAATCACATTGCAGGAAGTCATAAAAATTTATGGCGGCTGCAATTAAATGCACAAGGGCAGCTATTAGTAGCAAGCAAACAAGGGCTTAGCCTATTTAACCCTAAAACAGAGGCTTTTGGGGAGTTTGCTCAGTTTGCAGGTGTATGGATCACCGATATCTTAGTTGACGACACCGATACCTTGTGGCTAACAAGTTATGGTAAAGGTTTATTTTACAAAACAGAGCAAAGTACATCTAAAAATAACTTTGAGCACATACCGCACAATAAGCAGCAACTAAATGGGCTTGCTAATGATTACCTATTGTCACTTTATCAAGATCGGTTCGGTATCATTTGGATTGGTACAGATGGCTATGGGTTACAACGTTATGATAAAAAGCAAAATCAATTTTCGCATCAACAGCACTTGAGCGATGATGACAATACCATTAGTCATAATTTTGTTCGCGCTCTACTCAAAGATACACAAGGCCAATTATGGGTTGGTACGCGTGACGGTTTAAACAAACAAACCGACACAGGTTTTAAGCACTATAAAGTTAACTCAAAATTACAAAGCGGCCTAACCAATAATAATGTCTTTAGCCTGCATGAAGATAACAAGCAGCGACTTTGGATTGGCACTTATGGCGGCGGATTACTGCAATATAAACCAACTGAAGATAATTTTATTACCTATACAATGCAAAGCCATCAGCTTAGCAGCGATCGTGTTTATGCGATAACGAGCGATCCTAAAGGAAATTTATGGCTAGGTAGCAATCAAGGTTTAACACGCTTTAATCCCGATACCTTAGAGGTTCAACATTACAAGCACGACGACTCGACTAATAGTCTTGCTAACAATACCGTGTTTACTCTGCTTTTTGATCAAAATACAAACGGATTATGGGTCGGGACGCGTGCAGGTTTAGATTATCTAAGCATGGAAGATGAATCATTTACTCATTACCCCGCCAATCAGGCATCGCAAACTGGTTTAAGCCATAATATGGTCACCTCTTTGCACCTGCAAAATAACGATACTTTATGGGTGGGTACCTTTGGTGGTTTAAACCGCCTTGATAAAAAAACACAAAAAATCTCTTACATTACCGAACATGATGGATTACTAAACGATAATATTTTTGCCATTAAAGATGATAGCAAAGGCTACTTATGGCTAAGCAGTAACCAAGGACTGACTCGCTATAATCCCACGAATCAAGCTATGCAGCATTTTTTACCTCGTGACGGCGTGCAGCATAATTCGTTTATTTTAGGTGCCGCTTTTCAAGCACCTGATGGCGAGCTATTTTTTGGCGGAATCAATGGCTTTAATCAGTTTTACCCTAGTAAACTGCAACTGAGTACTTCATCCCCAACCCCAGTATTAACTGAGCTATTAATTTACAACCAAGCAAGTAAAACAAAAAACTATCTAACAGATCAAAAGCAGCCTGCAAAACTAATAAACCATACTAAAAAACTCTCTTTTCCAACCAGCCAAGGGGTCATTGGCTTTAAATATGCCGCCGTTAATAACGCTTCATCGACTAATCAATATCAGTATGCTTACAAGCTAAATGGTTTAGATAAGCAATTTATCTATACCGATGCAAGCCAACGACAAGTTAACTATTCACAGCTAAGTGCAGGTAACTATCAATTACAATTAAAAGTAAAAGATCAATACGGGCAATGGAGCAAAGTTCACACTATGCTAAAGCTGACAGTAACGCCTCCTTGGTGGCAAACGCAATTAGCCTATGCGGCTTATTTTATAATAGTTTTGATTATTACATGGTTAATTTTAGCGTCACGCTATCGAGCTAAAACCGCAGAGCAACTCATTCAACAAGAAAGAAAGCTCAATCAACTAAAGACCCAATTTTTAGATAACATTAGTCATGAACTTAAAACGCCATTGAGCTTAATTTTAGCGCCAGTAGAAAACTTACAACAGCAACAACTTGGTGCTCAAGCACAACAACAAGTTTCTATAATTAAGCGCAACGGGCACCGCCTTCTTAATTTAATCAATGAGTTATTACAGTTAAGTCAGCGTCCAAGTTCGGCTACAGAGAATGTATCCGCTTATTCTTTAAGCCCTTTTGTAGCGCAAATAGTAGACGACTTTGCTATTTTGTTTGCCCAAAAAAATATTAATTTTTCTTTTAAAGACACGACGCAACAGCCTAGTTACATAAATTTAGAAACTAAACATACTTTATCTATTATTGATAATTTATTGACCAATGCACTTAAATACACCCCATCAGATGGAACCGTTAATCTAACGCTTTCTAACACAAACAATAATGTTGTTATAACGATATCTGATACTGGTATTGGTATTGAAGAGCACCAGCAAGCGCTTATTTTTGAACGCTTTACTCGTATTGCAACACACAACCAAACAGGCAGTGGTATAGGTCTCGCGCTGGTTAAGCAGCTTGTAGAGCAATACGACGGGCAAATTTCATTAGCCAGTAAAATAAACAAAGGAAGTTGTTTTACAGTCACGTTGCCATTGTGTGAATCAGATAACTTATTAACGGATAAACAACTAGCGTCCTCTCAAACTATGCTGGTAGAAAACAACAAAAAACTACTCATTGTTGAAGATAACGAAGAAATGCGTGAGTTACTGGTTTCATTATTTAGTGATAACTACACCTGCCTCACCGCTAATAATGGAGAAGAAGGGCTAGTGCTGTGCCAAACTCAAATGCCCGATATAGTGCTCAGTGACGTAATGATGCCTACGATGGATGGATATCAACTTCTCAGTGCCATTCGCTCAGATATCTCTATTAATCATATCCCTGTTTTATTACTCTCTGCCAAAGCAGACAGTCGCAGTCGAATAAAGGGGCTTGATTTGCTGGCCGATGACTACCTGTGTAAACCCTTTGAAGCATCATTATTAAAAAGTCGGGTTCATGGCTTATTAGGCATTCGTGATGCGTTAAATAAGCACCTAATAAAACAGTTATCAGCCCAAGCACATGCTGTGACCTTAGATGCACAAATAGAGCAGAATAAAGATTACACGTTTACAGAACGCTTAAAAACAATTTTGCGTGAAAATTACCAAAATGAACTATTTAGCGTCGAAGAGTTTGCCAGTGCAATGTGTTTGAGCCCTCGTGCACTGCAATTAAAAATGAAAGCACTTTTTGACATTACACCCAGCGATTACATTCGCAATACCCGCTTAGAATATGCAGCAAAATTATTAACTGATAGCGACTTAACCATAGGTTTAGTTGCAGATAACACCGGCTTTAGTTCTCAAAGTTACTTCGCCCGTTGTTTCAAAGCCAAATATTCACTTACACCAAAACAATACCGAGAAGCGCAAACATGTAAAAGTAATTAG